Proteins from a genomic interval of Chryseobacterium indologenes:
- a CDS encoding WbqC family protein: MKTAIMQPYFMPYIGYMSLIKHSDLFILFDTVQFIRHGWIERNRVLKQNGGWLYIQVPLLKNGRDTLIKNCLIDNSKDWKSKILSQLQIYKKQAPYYYKTVQLIKEIFEGDYETITSLNKNSLEKICTYLGFNKELYVFSEMNMDIDEPDNPDEWALNICKKLEGNVHYINPIGGLEFFDTEKYSASNIDISFQKMIPIEYDQNRTPFEYGLSIIDVMMFNSPEEINNMLDQFELVT, from the coding sequence ATGAAAACAGCAATCATGCAACCTTACTTTATGCCATATATTGGTTATATGAGCCTGATAAAACATTCTGATCTGTTTATACTCTTTGACACAGTTCAATTTATCAGACATGGATGGATTGAAAGAAATCGTGTACTTAAGCAGAATGGTGGCTGGCTTTATATACAAGTACCATTATTAAAAAACGGTAGAGACACTTTAATTAAAAATTGTTTGATAGATAATTCTAAAGATTGGAAGTCTAAAATCCTCTCCCAGTTACAAATTTATAAAAAACAAGCTCCATATTACTATAAAACTGTTCAACTAATTAAGGAGATATTTGAGGGTGATTATGAAACAATCACTTCCTTAAACAAAAATTCATTGGAAAAAATTTGCACTTATCTGGGCTTTAATAAAGAATTATATGTGTTTTCTGAAATGAATATGGATATTGACGAACCCGATAATCCGGATGAATGGGCTTTAAATATATGCAAGAAACTTGAGGGTAACGTTCATTATATAAATCCAATAGGAGGACTAGAATTTTTTGACACAGAAAAGTATAGTGCTAGTAATATTGATATATCATTTCAAAAAATGATACCAATTGAGTATGATCAGAATAGAACTCCCTTTGAATATGGATTATCCATTATTGATGTTATGATGTTCAACTCTCCCGAAGAGATTAATAATATGTTGGATCAATTTGAATTGGTTACATGA
- a CDS encoding DegT/DnrJ/EryC1/StrS family aminotransferase, with protein MIPVTKPFLPPKEEYNAYLEGIWKRNWLTNMGPLASQLEMELKKYLKVNHLLFVTNGTIAIQMAIKALEITGEIITTPFSFIATTSTIVWEGCTPVFVDIDSKSLCIDPNKIEQAITENTQAILATHVYGNPCDVEAIEIIAKKYNLKVIYDAAHAFGVKLNGKSIFEYGDISTCSLHATKLYHTVEGGLIITKNPDILKKLAAIRNFGISGYDSFSDIGINGKNSEFHAAMGLANLKYINQIHEKRRALSRLYDEKLKTLKAIKPLWHSKATENFPYYPIVLESEELLLKLKKEMDSQEIFTRRYFYPSLASALPYLPKLELSITEDIAKRSLCLPFYYDMTFEEVEFIARLMLRIQNN; from the coding sequence ATGATTCCCGTAACAAAACCCTTTCTTCCACCTAAAGAAGAATATAATGCATATTTAGAAGGTATCTGGAAAAGAAACTGGCTTACCAATATGGGGCCATTAGCAAGTCAGCTTGAAATGGAGCTCAAAAAATATCTTAAAGTAAACCATCTTCTTTTTGTAACCAATGGCACTATTGCCATACAAATGGCTATTAAAGCATTGGAAATTACCGGCGAAATTATTACGACTCCTTTTTCTTTCATTGCAACTACAAGTACTATAGTCTGGGAAGGATGCACACCTGTTTTTGTTGATATTGATTCCAAAAGCTTGTGCATTGATCCCAATAAAATAGAACAGGCCATCACAGAAAATACTCAAGCAATCCTTGCTACACACGTTTATGGAAACCCATGTGATGTTGAAGCCATAGAAATAATTGCTAAAAAGTATAATCTAAAAGTAATTTACGATGCTGCACATGCTTTTGGGGTAAAGCTTAATGGAAAATCAATTTTTGAATATGGTGATATCTCCACATGTTCATTACATGCTACAAAACTTTATCACACAGTAGAAGGAGGGCTTATAATTACTAAGAATCCTGATATTTTAAAAAAACTGGCTGCAATAAGGAATTTTGGGATTTCAGGATATGATTCTTTTTCAGACATAGGAATTAATGGTAAAAATTCTGAATTCCACGCAGCGATGGGACTGGCTAATTTGAAATATATTAATCAAATACACGAAAAAAGAAGAGCACTTTCCCGATTATATGACGAAAAACTTAAAACCTTAAAAGCAATTAAACCTCTGTGGCATTCTAAGGCAACTGAAAATTTCCCTTATTACCCAATTGTTTTAGAAAGTGAAGAACTTTTACTGAAGCTAAAGAAAGAAATGGATAGTCAGGAAATCTTCACCAGAAGGTATTTTTATCCAAGTTTAGCCTCTGCCCTACCTTACCTCCCAAAATTAGAGTTATCAATAACGGAAGATATTGCTAAAAGATCTTTATGCCTACCATTCTATTATGACATGACTTTTGAAGAGGTTGAATTTATTGCCAGACTAATGCTTAGAATCCAAAATAATTAG